The genomic stretch GAGATTTGTCCATTGAGGAACTACACAGAAAAGCTGATAAAACATTCCGACCTATTTTTCAGTGGCATGTGATGAGTGAATACCATGTTGAAGAGTACTGTATGGATATTGCTATTGAATCATTTTTGCTAGGAGCACGAACAAGTAAGTTCTTCACTTGGGGAGAAACATTGGAACAATCAAAACTTCGCAGTGTAAATGAAGAGAAGCTGTTAGCCGATACACTATTTGAAGTGCTATGTTCCGCTTCAAATCAAGTGTCTAAAGATAGCCTTTATTATCTGTGCCAGTCTTATGTAGAAGAGTGGTGGAACGAAGGGTACGAAACAGGTATTCGTAGACATCGTCTTCGCCTCAGTTAAAAAACAATCATAAATTCACTCCTTGTCCCATATAGAAGTAAATAGATATGTGGGAATGGGAGGGGATTTTTTGTCTAAAGCAAAAATTATAAGCGGGCTATTAGCGTTTGTTGTTATTGCATTTATCATTCAATATCAGTTTGGTACCAAGATATCGTCGGGCTCTTTCTCTTTACCTCTAAGCGGGAAAATCATTGTAATTGACCCTGGTCATGGAGGGCCTGATGGTGGAGCTGTTGGTGGGAAAGAAACCTTAGAGAAAGATATTACGTTAAAAATGTCACTTGAACTTAGAGACTACCTTCAAGAACAAGGTGCTTTGGTTATTTTGACGCGAGAAACAGACAAAGACTTAGCTAAAAAAGAAACAAAAGGATATAGCAGGCGTAAGGTTGAAGATTTAAAAAAGCGACTTGATATCATTAATGAATCTAATGCAGATTTGTATTTAACTATACACCTTAATGCTATCCCATCTCCGGCTTGGAGAGGTGCTCAAACCTTTTATCATGGTTCTTTAAAAGAGAATGAACAAGTAGCGAAATTGATTCAAAATGAACTAAAAGCAAACCTAGCGAACACCACTAGAGAAGCTAAAGTCATGCAAACTCTCTACTTATTAAAGCATGCAGATCCACCAGGTGCCTTAGTTGAAGTTGGCTTTTTATCCAATCCTTCTGAGCGTGAACTGTTAGAAACTGAAAAGTATCAACAAAAGGTATCCGAATCTATCTACGAAGGAATAAGCCGCTATTTTGCAGGTGAAAGACCAAAATAGAGTAACATATAACCTTGTATGTATTAGAGTATGGTATACTAAAAGTGGAAAATGACTTTTAACATGGTGGTGGGAATATGCTTACGGAACAACAGGTAAAAGATGCAATAGGGGAAATTGTAGATCCATTTTTAAACAAATCATTAAACGAAACAGATGCAATTAAAGAAATTTCAATCAAAGAAGAGAAAAAGCATATTAGTGTAAAAGTTGCCGTAGCTAAAACTGGTACGAGCGAACAGCTTTCATTACAATCAACTCTCGTTGAAAAACTAAAAGAAATCGGTGCTGCGACAGTAGGAATTCGGTTTATTGAATTTACTCCTGAAGAATTAGCACCGTTTCGCGCTGAGCAAAAGAGCGATGGTAATTTACTTACGAGTCTTAATCCTCCGCAATTTATTGCTGTTGCGAGTGGTAAGGGTGGCGTAGGAAAATCAACGGTTTCTGTAAACTTAGCAATATCTCTAGCACGTTTAGGGAAAAAAGTAGGCTTAATTGACGCTGATATCTACGGATTTAGCGTTCCGGATATGATGGGGATTACTCAGCGCCCTACGGTACAAGGGGAACGTATTATCCCTGTAGAAAGATTAGGGGTTAAAGTAATCTCAATGGGATTCTTTGTTGAGGACAATTCACCAGTTATCTGGCGTGGTCCCATGCTTGGTAAAATGCTGACAAGCTTCTTCACAGAAGTTGAATGGGGAGAGTTAGATTACTTATTATTAGATTTACCTCCGGGCACAGGTGACATTGCGCTAGATGTGCATTCAATGCTTCCATCTTGTAAAGAAGTTATTATTACTACACCGCATCCAACTGCAGCATTTGTTGCAGCGAGAGCTGGTGCAATGGCATTGAAGACGGATCATGAAGTAATTGGAGTCGTTGAAAACATGTCCTTTTTTGAGAGTAAATTAACTGGTGAGAAGGAATATGTGTTTGGAAAAGGTGGCGGCCAAAAATTAGCTGAAGAACTTCAAACCAAGCTATTAGGCCAGCTTCCTTTAAGTCAACCAGACTGGAATGAAGAAGACTTTGCTCCGTCTGTGTATGACGAGTCCCATCGTTTAGGGAAAGTGTATAAAGAAATTGCTCAAAAAGTAGCGGATATTTGCGAACAAAACGTCTATAATTAAAAAAACCCCAAAGATACAAAAGTATCTTTGGGTTTTTTTATCCTTATCCTTGTTCTTGTTGTTGTTCTTCACCGTCAGCGGATGCTTCTTCTGAAGATCCTTCGCCACTATTTTCACCTTTTTGACCTTGCTGTTCAGAATTTTCTGCAGCAGCTTTTAATAAAATATCCTGAATCTTTGATTGATAGAGAGGACTTTCAAACGTTTCGTTCATTACTTTTTGTAAATGAGTGCGATATTCTTTACTCTTAAGTACAGTTAACAGTTCTTTTTCCATTGCTGGATCTTTTAAAACGTCCTGTAGCATAGCTTGGTAGTCAGGGTCTTTCATAAGTTGCTTTAATACTCGTTCATGCTCTGCTTCCATACTTTTAGCGAAGCTCTCAGCGAATTTTGGATCTTTCATGGCCTTTTTCCAAAATTCAACGCCAGTATCTGAAGTTAACGTTTCAGAAATTGTTTCTTTAACCATTGCTTGATCCATTACGAGGTCTTCTCGAAGTGCAGGATCATCCATAATAGCTTCAATGGCTTTCTTTCCCTCATCAGTCTTTAAAATATCAACAACCATTTTCTTTGTTTGATCATAATCCATCCCGTTACTTTCCTCGTCTTGAGGGGCACAGGCAGTTAATGAAAACATGCATATCCCTACATAAGAGAGGAGCAAGAGTAGCTTTTTCATGGATGATGGGCTCCTTTCAACATACGCTTACGCTTAATATGAGATAATGAGCATTTTTTATTCATTGCTCACCTCTAGATTTTTTAAAAAACGATTGGTACAATTTATGAAAGGGATTACTTAACGGTTTTATGGGGGGGAGGATGAACGTGAATAGTCGAAATTGGGTTCGACTCTTTTTATCAACCTTAATAGTAGGTGGGCTTAGCACATCTATCGTTGGCTTTGCGGTTAGATGGAATGAGTATAAAGAGTTATTTGCTGGTGGAGAAGTAACAGAAATCTTATCAATTTTAACATGGCTAATAGGTGTAGGTTTTATTTTTAGCCTTATTAGTCAGATGGGGTTCTTTGCATATTTAACAATCCATCGATTTGGGATTGGAATTTTTCGTTCATTATCCTTATGGTCAAGTGTACAATCGGTATTAATTGTTTTTGTACTATTTGATTTAGTTTATTTTCGCTATCGATTTTTTGCTGAAGAAGGAGAATCTATGCTGGGCTATCTTTTAGTTAGTATTTTTGTTTTAGCTTATGGCTTAGTGGTAGCGTACTTAAAGGCTAGAAGTACGAAGAAAGAAGCTTTTATACCGGCTCTGTTTTTTATCATTGTGATTACAACAGTGGAATGGTTTCCTGCACTTCGTACCAATGAAGAAAGCTGGCTATATTTAATGCTATTTCCCTTATTAATTTGTAATACATATCAGTTGTTGATTTTACCGAAATTGACAACAAATAAAAAAGTAGTGAAAACAACCAGCGGCTAATAGCCCCCGGTTGTTTTTTATTTTACATCCTGAATTTCGCTTTTTGTATTAGAAATAAGAGTGGATACGGTCACATTAGATATCTTTTTAGACTGTAAAGCATGTTGAATATAAGGAAGTGCTTTTGCAGTTTGTTGAGCCGAATCTGATGCGTGCAGTAATACAATGTCTCCACCATGTAATGGTTTAGTTGTATTTGATACAATTTCTTTAACACCTGGATTTGTCCAATCTTTTGAATCAATGCTCCAGTGAATAATTGTATAACCCATCTTGTTCGCAAGCTTTAGAATGTCTTTATTGAAATGTCCATTAGGTGGGCGTAAAAGCTTTACGTCTTTAATACCTAAAGAGGTAAAAACTTTCTGTGATTTGGCTAAGTCTTGTCTAATTTCATTTGGCTCCATAGAAGTATATGAGTTATAATCATATCCCATGGTTCCGATTTCATGGCCTTCCTTTTTAATTCTTTCAACAACATCTGGATGACGTTCTGCCCAGGAAGCGGATAAAAAGAACGTGGCGTGGTTAATTTTTTGTTTTTTTAGCTCATCCAAAATAGGAACAGCGCGTTCATCTCCCCAGCTGATATTAAAAGTTAAGGCTACTTCTAAATCTTTTTCTTCAGCCTTATAAACAGCGCGCGGGCCATCGTCAGTTGAGAACACTGGATAGTCAAACATATGTTGAGCATAGAGAAAGAAGCTTGTAAACAAAGCGGATAAAACGATAATCATGGTTTGTTTTAAGCGCTTCGCTTTTATTGTATAAAATCCATTCACATTTTCACCTCATTTAATTAAGTAGTACTTGTCTAATTTCTATGCAATGTGTGAAAGATAAATAACAAATAATCATCAGTTCTTATAAAAGGTGATATAAAGTTGCTAGCAATGGTTAGAATAAAAAAGAAAAGGTGCTGTACGTGAGAAGATTATCGTTGAATGAACAAGAAATAGTAGAGATGCACACTATTTTATTAAAAGAATTAAAGGATTTATCGATACAGGCTGATACATATCAATCTAACCCGTTTATTGCCCGTGTTATTAAGGAGAGAAAGGCACTGTTAACTCGTTTATTAATGCGTACCAGTTAAATAACCAGAGGGTTTATAAAAAAAGTTTTGAAAAAGTATTGACCTTTTTATTTATATCTGTTAAATTATTAAATGTCGCAAGTGAGCGATAACAAAATATAAAAAAGTGTTGACAAGTTGATTGTAACTTGTTAATATAAAAAAGTCGCTTCTGGGCGACGGTTGAACTTTGAAAACTGAACAAAGCGACAAACGTCAACGTTAATTTTTTAAACTTTTATGAGCAAGTCAAACATTTCTTCGGAGAGTTTGATCCTGGCTCAGGATGAACGCTGGCGGCGTGCCTAATACATGCAAGTCGAGCGAACTGATTAGAAGCTTGCTTCTATGACGTTAGCGGCGGACGGGTGAGTAACACGTGGGCAACCTGCCTGTAAGACTGGGATAACTCCGGGAAACCGGAGCTAATACCGGATAACATTTTTTCTTGCATAAGAGAAAATTGAAAGATGGTTTCGGCTATCACTTACAGATGGGCCCGCGGTGCATTAGCTAGTTGGTGAGGTAACGGCTCACCAAGGCAACGATGCATAGCCGACCTGAGAGGGTGATCGGCCACACTGGGACTGAGACACGGCCCAGACTCCTACGGGAGGCAGCAGTAGGGAATCTTCCGCAATGGACGAAAGTCTGACGGAGCAACGCCGCGTGAGTGATGAAGGCTTTCGGGTCGTAAAACTCTGTTGTTAGGGAAGAACAAGTACAAGAGTAACTGCTTGTACCTTGACGGTACCTAACCAGAAAGCCACGGCTAACTACGTGCCAGCAGCCGCGGTAATACGTAGGTGGCAAGCGTTATCCGGAATTATTGGGCGTAAAGCGCGCGCAGGCGGTTTCTTAAGTCTGATGTGAAAGCCCACGGCTCAACCGTGGAGGGTCATTGGAAACTGGGGAACTTGAGTGCAGAAGAGAAAAGCGGAATTCCACGTGTAGCGGTGAAATGCGTAGAGATGTGGAGGAACACCAGTGGCGAAGGCGGCTTTTTGGTCTGTAACTGACGCTGAGGCGCGAAAGCGTGGGGAGCAAACAGGATTAGATACCCTGGTAGTCCACGCCGTAAACGATGAGTGCTAAGTGTTAGAGGGTTTCCGCCCTTTAGTGCTGCAGCTAACGCATTAAGCACTCCGCCTGGGGAGTACGGTCGCAAGACTGAAACTCAAAGGAATTGACGGGGGCCCGCACAAGCGGTGGAGCATGTGGTTTAATTCGAAGCAACGCGAAGAACCTTACCAGGTCTTGACATCCTCTGACAACTCTAGAGATAGAGCGTTCCCCTTCGGGGGACAGAGTGACAGGTGGTGCATGGTTGTCGTCAGCTCGTGTCGTGAGATGTTGGGTTAAGTCCCGCAACGAGCGCAACCCTTGATCTTAGTTGCCAGCATTAAGTTGGGCACTCTAAGGTGACTGCCGGTGACAAACCGGAGGAAGGTGGGGATGACGTCAAATCATCATGCCCCTTATGACCTGGGCTACACACGTGCTACAATGGATGGTACAAAGGGCTGCAAGACCGCGAGGTCAAGCCAATCCCATAAAACCATTCTCAGTTCGGATTGTAGGCTGCAACTCGCCTACATGAAGCTGGAATCGCTAGTAATCGCGGATCAGCATGCCGCGGTGAATACGTTCCCGGGCCTTGTACACACCGCCCGTCACACCACGAGAGTTTGTAACACCCGAAGTCGGTGGGGTAACCTTTATGGAGCCAGCCGCCTAAGGTGGGACAGATGATTGGGGTGAAGTCGTAACAAGGTAGCCGTATCGGAAGGTGCGGCTGGATCACCTCCTTTCTAAGGATTTTTACAAGACGTACGTTTTGAAGCTTTGTTCAGTTTTGAGAGTTCAATCTCTCATTAATAGAAAGTACATCACTTTCTTCTTATCTAATAAGAAGAATTTTGAGTGCGATTGTTCTTTGAAAACTAGATAACAGTAATAGCTGAGGAAAAGTGAAACTTTTCTTTAATCAAACCAATAAATAACGCAACGCAAGTTGCACCATTTATTCGCTAATGGTTAAGTTAGAAAGGGCGCACGGTGAATGCCTTGGCACTAGGAGCCGATGAAGGACGGGACTAACACCGATATGCTTCGGGGAGCTGTAAGTAAGCTTTGATCCGGAGATTTCCGAATGGGGAAACCCACTGTTCGTAATGGAGCAGTATCTTTATCTGAATACATAGGATATTGAAGGCAGACCCGGGGAACTGAAACATCTAAGTACCCGGAGGAAGAGAAAGCAAATGCGATTTCCTGAGTAGCGGCGAGCGAAACGGAATTAGCCCAAACCAAGAGGCTTGCCTCTTGGGGTTGTAGGACACTCTATACGGAGTTACAAAGGAACGAGGTAAATGAAGAGGTCTGGAAAGGCCCGTCAAAGAAGGTAACAACCCTGTAGTTGAAACTTCGTTCCCTCTTGAGTGGATCCTGAGTACGGCGGAACACGTGAAATTCCGTCGGAAGCTGGGAGGACCATCTCCCAAGGCTAAATACTCCCTAGTGACCGATAGTGAACCAGTACCGTGAGGGAAAGGTGAAAAGCACCCCGGAAGGGGAGTGAAAGAGATCCTGAAACCGTGTGCCTACAAGTAGTCAGAGCCCGTTAATGGGTGATGGCGTGCCTTTTGTAGAATGAACCGGCGAGTTACGATCCCATGCAAGGTTAAGTTGAAGAGACGGAGCCGTAGCGAAAGCGAGTCTGAATAGGGCGTTTAGTATGTGGTTGTAGACCCGAAACCAGGTGATCTACCCATGTCCAGGGTGAAGTTCAGGTAACACTGAATGGAGGCCCGAACCCACGCACGTTGAAAAGTGCGGGGATGAGGTGTGGGTAGCGGAGAAATTCCAATCGAACCTGGAGATAGCTGGTTCTCTCCGAAATAGCTTTAGGGCTAGCCTCACGTAGTGAGAGTCTTGGAGGTAGAGCACTGATTGGACTAGGGGCCCCCAACGGGTTACCGAATTCAGTCAAACTCCGAATGCCAAAGACTTATCCGTGGGAGTCAGACTGCGAGTGATAAGATCCGTAGTCAAAAGGGAAACAGCCCAGACCACCAGCTAAGGTCCCCAAGTATACGTTAAGTGGAAAAGGATGTGGAGTTGCTTAGACAACCAGGATGTTGGCTTAGAAGCAGCCACCATTTAAAGAGTGCGTAATAGCTCACTGGTCGAGTGACTCTGCGCCGAAAATGTACCGGGGCTAAACGTATCACCGAAGCTGTGGATTGACATCTTTGATGTCAGTGGTAGGAGAGCGTTCTAAGTGCTGCGAAGCTAGACCGTAAGGACTGGTGGAGCGCTTAGAAGTGAGAATGCCGGTATGAGTAGCGAAAGACAAGTGAGAATCTTGTCCACCGAATGCCTAAGGTTTCCTGAGGAAGGCTCGTCCGCTCAGGGTTAGTCGGGACCTAAGCCGAGGCTGAAAAGCGTAGGCGATGGCCAACAGGTTGATATTCCTGTACCACCTCCCCGCCGTTTGAGTAATGGGGGGACGCAGGAGGATAGGGTAAGCGCGCTGCTGGATATGCGCGTTCAAGCAGTTAGGCTGATGAGTAGGCAAATCCGCTCATCATAAGGCTGAGCTGTGATGACGAGGGAAATATAGTACCGAAGTTCCTGATTCCACACTGCCAAGAAAAGCCTCTAGCGAGGCGGGAGGTGCCCGTACCGCAAACCGACACAGGTAGGCGAGGAGAGAATCCTAAGGTGATCGAGAGAACTCTCGTTAAGGAACTCGGCAAAATGACCCCGTAACTTCGGGAGAAGGGGTGCTCTGGTAGGGTGTATAGCCCGAGAGAGCCGCAGTGAATAGGCCCAGGCGACTGTTTAGCAAAAACACAGGTCTCTGCGAAGCCGCAAGGCGAAGTATAGGGGCTGACGCCTGCCCGGTGCTGGAAGGTTAAGAGGAGGGGTTATCCTTTGGGAGAAGCTCTGAATCGAAGCCCCAGTAAACGGCGGCCGTAACTATAACGGTCCTAAGGTAGCGAAATTCCTTGTCGGGTAAGTTCCGACCCGCACGAAAGGCGTAACGATCTGGGCACTGTCTCAACGAGAGACTCGGTGAAATTATAGTACCTGTGAAGATGCAGGTTACCCGCGACAGGACGGAAAGACCCCGTGGAGCTTTACTGTAGCCTGATATTGAATTTTGGTACAGCTTGTACAGGATAGGTAGGAGCCTGAGAAGCCGGAGCGCTAGCTTCGGTGGAGGCGTCGGTGGGATACTACCCTGGTTGTATTGAAATTCTAACCCGCAGCCCTGATCGGGCTGGGAGACAGTGTCAGGTGGGCAGTTTGACTGGGGCGGTCGCCTCCTAAAGAGTAACGGAGGCGCCCAAAGGTTCCCTCAGAATGGTTGGAAATCATTCGTAGAGTGTAAAGGCACAAGGGAGCTTGACTGCGAGACCTACAAGTCGAGCAGGGACGAAAGTCGGGCTTAGTGATCCGGTGGTTCCGCATGGAAGGGCCATCGCTCAACGGATAAAAGCTACCCCGGGGATAACAGGCTTATCTCCCCCAAGAGTCCACATCGACGGGGAGGTTTGGCACCTCGATGTCGGCTCATCGCATCCTGGGGCTGTAGTCGGTCCCAAGGGTTGGGCTGTTCGCCCATTAAAGCGGTACGCGAGCTGGGTTCAGAACGTCGTGAGACAGTTCGGTCCCTATCCGTCGTGGGCGTAGGAAATTTGAGAGGAGCTGTCCTTAGTACGAGAGGACCGGGATGGACACACCGCTGGTGTACCAGTTGTCTTGCCAAAGGCATCGCTGGGTAGCTATGTGTGGACGGGATAAGTGCTGAAAGCATCTAAGCATGAAGCCCCCCTCAAGATGAGATTTCCCATAGCGCAAGCTAGTAAGATCCCTGAAAGATGATCAGGTTGATAGGTCAGAGGTGGAAGCACGGCGACGTGTGTAGCTGACTGATACTAATCGATCGAGGACTTAACCAAATTAGAAAAGCGAAGGCGACTGTTCAATTGTGAAAGGAGCCGTAGCTAGACAGTAAACTTAGTACTCAGCAAAATGTTATCTAGTTTTGAGAGAATAATCTCAATTCATGTCTGGTGGCGATAGCAGAGAGGTCACACCCGTTCCCATGCCGAACACGGAAGTTAAGTTCTCTAGCGCCGATGGTAGTTGGGACTTTGTCCCTGTGAGAGTAGGACGTTGCCAGGCTTTATAAGATTCCACAGTAGCTCAGTGGTAGAGCAATCGGCTGTTAACCGATCGGTCGTAGGTTCGAGTCCTACCTGTGGAGCCATTTATGGCCCGTTGGTCAAGTGGTTAAGACACCGCCCTTTCACGGCGGTAACACGGGTTCGAATCCCGTACGGGTCACCACTTATTTTTATATAAGAAATTTTGGAGGATTAGCTCAGCTGGGAGAGCACCTGCCTTACAAGCAGGGGGTCGGCGGTTCGATCCCGTCATCCTCCACCATGAACATGTTGCCGGTGTAGCTCAACTGGTAGAGCAACTGACTTGTAATCAGTAGGTTGGGGGTTCAAGTCCTCTTGCCGGCACCATTGTTTTTGGAGGGGTAGCGAAGTGGCTAAACGCGGCGGACTGTAAATCCGCTCCTTCGGGTTCGGCAGTTCGAATCTGCCCCCCTCCACCATTTTATTGGGCTATAGCCAAGCGGTAAGGCAACGGACTTTGACTCCGTCATGCGTTGGTTCGAATCCAGCTAGCCCAGCCATTAAGAGCCATTAGCTCAGTTGGTAGAGCATCTGACTTTTAATCAGAGGGTCGAAGGTTCGAGTCCTTCATGGCTCACTCTTATATGCGGAAGTAGTTCAGTGGTAGAACACCACCTTGCCAAGGTGGGGGTCGCGAGTTCGAACCTCGTCTTCCGCTCCAATTATTATTATTTGCTTTTGTTGGGGCCTTAGCTCAGCTGGGAGAGCGCCTGCCTTGCACGCAGGAGGTCAGCGGTTCGATCCCGCTAGGCTCCACCAATTACATAAATCATTCACCTCTAAACTATCGTTTAGAGGTTTTTTTGTCCCTTTTAAATTTGTATATATATTCAGAAAAATGTCGAGTTGAGCCATTCATACTTTTAGCTATACAATAGAAGTATAAAAGGTAAAAAGGGGAGAAAGAGAAATGAAAAATGTATCAATTATTGGTGTACCAATGGATTTAGGGCAAACACGTCGAGGGGTAGACATGGGGCCAAGTGCTATTCGTTATGCTGGTGTAGTAGAGCGTATTGAAAGCATTGGATATGTTGTGGAAGATGAAGGCAACATTGAGATTGCTCCTGCAGAAAGAGTACATAATGATGTAAAAACTAACTTAAAAAATCTAACGGCCGTAGCAGATGCTAGTGAGCGGCTAGCTTCTAAAGTAGATCATGTAATTACAAACGGTAATTTTCCACTTGTACTTGGTGGTGACCATAGTATTGCTATTGGAACGTTAGCTGGTGTGAGCAAGCATTATGAGAATCTAGGAGTTATTTGGTATGATGCACATGGAGATTTGAATACAGCTGATACTTCTCCATCAGGAAACATACATGGAATGCCATTAGCAGCTAGCTTAGGAATTGGACACCCAACACTAATCAATATTTTTGGATATATGCCAAAAATTAAACCTGAAAATGTTGTAATTATTGGTGCACGTTCTTTAGATGAAGGAGAAAGGGCTTTAATTAAAGAGATTGGTATTAAGGTATACACAATGCATGAGGTTGATCGTCTTGGAATGGCACACGTTATGGAAGAAACAATTGCTTATCTAAAAGATAAAACAGATGGGGTACATTTGTCACTTGATTTAGATGGTTTAGATCCTCATGACGCACCTGGAGTAGGAACACCTGTTATTGGAGGAATCAGCTACAGAGAAAGCCATTTAGCTATGGAAATGCTAGCTGAATCTAACGTCATTACTTCCGCTGAATTTGTAGAAGTAAATCCTATTTTAGATGAGCGCAATAAAACAGCAACGGTGGCTGTTGCATTAATGGGCTCCTTATTTGGTGAAAAATTATTATAAAAAAGAATCAGCTCTTGTTTGTAAAAGCAAGAGCTGATTTAGTTTGATTGTTTTGTGTATTGATTTAATAGTGTGTCTAACTCTGAACTTAGCCTCAGTAC from Bacillus sp. 1780r2a1 encodes the following:
- the cwlD gene encoding N-acetylmuramoyl-L-alanine amidase CwlD, translated to MGGDFLSKAKIISGLLAFVVIAFIIQYQFGTKISSGSFSLPLSGKIIVIDPGHGGPDGGAVGGKETLEKDITLKMSLELRDYLQEQGALVILTRETDKDLAKKETKGYSRRKVEDLKKRLDIINESNADLYLTIHLNAIPSPAWRGAQTFYHGSLKENEQVAKLIQNELKANLANTTREAKVMQTLYLLKHADPPGALVEVGFLSNPSERELLETEKYQQKVSESIYEGISRYFAGERPK
- a CDS encoding KinB-signaling pathway activation protein, with protein sequence MNSRNWVRLFLSTLIVGGLSTSIVGFAVRWNEYKELFAGGEVTEILSILTWLIGVGFIFSLISQMGFFAYLTIHRFGIGIFRSLSLWSSVQSVLIVFVLFDLVYFRYRFFAEEGESMLGYLLVSIFVLAYGLVVAYLKARSTKKEAFIPALFFIIVITTVEWFPALRTNEESWLYLMLFPLLICNTYQLLILPKLTTNKKVVKTTSG
- a CDS encoding P-loop NTPase translates to MLTEQQVKDAIGEIVDPFLNKSLNETDAIKEISIKEEKKHISVKVAVAKTGTSEQLSLQSTLVEKLKEIGAATVGIRFIEFTPEELAPFRAEQKSDGNLLTSLNPPQFIAVASGKGGVGKSTVSVNLAISLARLGKKVGLIDADIYGFSVPDMMGITQRPTVQGERIIPVERLGVKVISMGFFVEDNSPVIWRGPMLGKMLTSFFTEVEWGELDYLLLDLPPGTGDIALDVHSMLPSCKEVIITTPHPTAAFVAARAGAMALKTDHEVIGVVENMSFFESKLTGEKEYVFGKGGGQKLAEELQTKLLGQLPLSQPDWNEEDFAPSVYDESHRLGKVYKEIAQKVADICEQNVYN
- the pdaB gene encoding polysaccharide deacetylase family sporulation protein PdaB, with translation MIIVLSALFTSFFLYAQHMFDYPVFSTDDGPRAVYKAEEKDLEVALTFNISWGDERAVPILDELKKQKINHATFFLSASWAERHPDVVERIKKEGHEIGTMGYDYNSYTSMEPNEIRQDLAKSQKVFTSLGIKDVKLLRPPNGHFNKDILKLANKMGYTIIHWSIDSKDWTNPGVKEIVSNTTKPLHGGDIVLLHASDSAQQTAKALPYIQHALQSKKISNVTVSTLISNTKSEIQDVK
- the gerD gene encoding spore germination lipoprotein GerD, producing MKKLLLLLSYVGICMFSLTACAPQDEESNGMDYDQTKKMVVDILKTDEGKKAIEAIMDDPALREDLVMDQAMVKETISETLTSDTGVEFWKKAMKDPKFAESFAKSMEAEHERVLKQLMKDPDYQAMLQDVLKDPAMEKELLTVLKSKEYRTHLQKVMNETFESPLYQSKIQDILLKAAAENSEQQGQKGENSGEGSSEEASADGEEQQQEQG
- the rocF gene encoding arginase, translating into MKNVSIIGVPMDLGQTRRGVDMGPSAIRYAGVVERIESIGYVVEDEGNIEIAPAERVHNDVKTNLKNLTAVADASERLASKVDHVITNGNFPLVLGGDHSIAIGTLAGVSKHYENLGVIWYDAHGDLNTADTSPSGNIHGMPLAASLGIGHPTLINIFGYMPKIKPENVVIIGARSLDEGERALIKEIGIKVYTMHEVDRLGMAHVMEETIAYLKDKTDGVHLSLDLDGLDPHDAPGVGTPVIGGISYRESHLAMEMLAESNVITSAEFVEVNPILDERNKTATVAVALMGSLFGEKLL
- a CDS encoding aspartyl-phosphate phosphatase Spo0E family protein; the protein is MLSTAQQTSLCSKEVLRLSSELDTLLNQYTKQSN
- a CDS encoding YbaK family protein; this encodes MYEANTFKEKRYEREMKYERKVLRDLSIEELHRKADKTFRPIFQWHVMSEYHVEEYCMDIAIESFLLGARTSKFFTWGETLEQSKLRSVNEEKLLADTLFEVLCSASNQVSKDSLYYLCQSYVEEWWNEGYETGIRRHRLRLS